The following are encoded together in the Funiculus sociatus GB2-C1 genome:
- a CDS encoding lysophospholipid acyltransferase family protein: MSSDSPLQISQFLLSTLSTRMYVYHEDRVPHDCPVLVVSNHRSVIDAPLLMGAIKRPIRFACHHYMGQVPVMREIVNQLGCFPLEAPEHRQKGFFEKAIQLLQHRQVVGVFPEGAKPMVQVTPPNKMGDFQRGFAHLAIRAPVQNLAVLPVAIASLEETTNSAVPLRLLSFFDPSEPLFDGPGWHPMVIYRRANVLIGRPRWISPQMREQYQGKQAKSVVADLSDYCHQEIADLLRQGCY; encoded by the coding sequence ATGTCTTCAGATAGCCCATTACAAATTTCTCAATTTCTGCTCTCGACTCTCTCGACGCGGATGTATGTATACCATGAGGATCGGGTTCCTCATGACTGTCCTGTACTGGTCGTGAGCAATCACCGCAGTGTTATCGATGCACCCCTACTGATGGGGGCGATCAAACGTCCGATTCGCTTTGCCTGCCATCACTATATGGGGCAAGTGCCTGTGATGCGGGAGATTGTTAATCAGTTGGGGTGTTTTCCTTTAGAAGCCCCTGAACATCGGCAGAAAGGTTTTTTTGAGAAGGCGATTCAACTGTTGCAGCATCGTCAGGTGGTTGGGGTGTTTCCAGAGGGAGCTAAACCGATGGTGCAGGTGACACCGCCTAATAAAATGGGGGATTTCCAACGGGGATTTGCTCATCTGGCAATACGAGCGCCTGTGCAGAATTTAGCCGTTTTGCCAGTGGCGATCGCATCCTTGGAAGAAACCACCAATTCAGCGGTGCCACTGCGTTTGTTAAGTTTCTTTGACCCTTCAGAGCCGCTTTTCGACGGCCCCGGCTGGCACCCGATGGTTATTTATCGTCGGGCTAATGTTTTAATTGGTCGTCCGCGTTGGATTTCTCCCCAAATGCGGGAACAATATCAAGGAAAGCAGGCAAAATCAGTTGTGGCTGATCTGTCTGATTACTGTCATCAGGAAATTGCTGATCTACTGCGTCAGGGTTGTTATTAG
- a CDS encoding alpha/beta fold hydrolase, with protein sequence MPEIKSRPCFLTPSRMNPDHPLFVFLPGMDGTGQLLRSQTTGLESGFDIRCLAIPADDLTSWEELTEQVVALVEAEVKKQPNRSVYLCGESFGGCLAMKVALRSPKLFDRMILVNPASSLNQRPWLRLGSQLTHLVPELIYRLGAVWLLPFLAHLERILPSDRQALLDAVRSVPPKTIVWRISLVRDFHMEESKLRSLDLPVLAIAGGADRLLPSVAEAQHLASVLPNAKMLVLPRCGHACLLEADVNLYEIMKAENFLESREKNLANISS encoded by the coding sequence ATGCCAGAAATTAAAAGCCGTCCTTGTTTCCTTACCCCCAGCCGGATGAATCCAGACCACCCACTGTTTGTGTTCCTTCCAGGTATGGATGGTACAGGTCAGCTGCTGCGATCGCAAACGACTGGATTAGAATCAGGCTTTGATATCCGCTGTTTGGCGATCCCCGCCGATGATTTGACCAGCTGGGAAGAACTCACAGAGCAGGTAGTGGCTCTGGTGGAAGCAGAAGTAAAAAAACAACCAAATCGGTCAGTTTACCTGTGCGGCGAGTCATTTGGTGGCTGCTTAGCGATGAAAGTGGCACTGCGATCGCCTAAACTGTTTGACCGGATGATTCTGGTTAACCCAGCTTCTTCTCTTAATCAAAGACCGTGGCTGCGATTGGGATCGCAACTAACTCACTTGGTGCCAGAATTAATTTATCGTTTGGGAGCAGTTTGGCTGTTGCCGTTTTTGGCTCATTTGGAAAGAATTTTACCAAGCGATCGCCAAGCGCTTCTAGATGCCGTCCGGTCAGTACCGCCGAAAACTATTGTTTGGCGAATTTCCTTAGTGAGAGACTTTCACATGGAGGAAAGCAAGCTGCGTAGCCTCGACTTACCTGTACTGGCGATCGCTGGTGGCGCAGACCGCCTGTTGCCTTCTGTAGCTGAGGCTCAACATTTAGCTTCCGTCCTACCCAACGCCAAAATGCTTGTCTTGCCTCGTTGCGGTCACGCCTGCCTTTTGGAAGCAGATGTCAACCTCTACGAAATTATGAAAGCGGAAAATTTCTTAGAAAGTCGGGAAAAAAATCTCGCGAATATTTCATCCTAA
- a CDS encoding COP23 domain-containing protein, which yields MSPRLCKLAFVLGSSVFQSVALSVGVTILLSSGEANAGSLIQAQLPDVEDQKKTSPGDVEVETKPESKESTTTQPDAESDSKTANESRFTCQVMSGQYTVMYHPKSQPSQSYAWATPSPLGGGWTSERRCNEISRRLESYRPDGLQEMQASVENNYNVVCITTQKNPDCRIVLTVPPGQDPQQTRDRVFQNISVADSGQVTQGVNTFVGGRDAQMLSDLLNLGLSSLGGNSRNRPSQNINLRPFLDPSDGGTGTQLRRGIPARSNPRLNPNNFR from the coding sequence ATGTCACCACGGCTGTGTAAGTTGGCTTTCGTGCTTGGGTCTTCAGTTTTTCAAAGTGTGGCTTTATCCGTTGGCGTAACAATCCTACTGAGTAGCGGTGAAGCCAATGCTGGTTCTCTGATTCAAGCGCAACTACCAGATGTAGAAGACCAAAAGAAGACATCGCCTGGGGATGTTGAGGTAGAAACCAAGCCTGAGAGTAAAGAGTCTACCACAACCCAACCGGATGCGGAATCAGATAGCAAAACTGCCAACGAGTCGCGATTTACCTGTCAGGTTATGAGCGGTCAGTATACGGTGATGTACCATCCCAAGAGCCAACCAAGTCAATCTTATGCTTGGGCAACTCCCAGTCCTTTAGGCGGTGGCTGGACATCAGAGCGACGCTGTAACGAAATTAGCCGCAGGTTAGAATCTTATAGACCTGATGGTTTGCAAGAGATGCAGGCATCTGTGGAAAACAACTACAACGTTGTTTGTATCACCACTCAGAAAAACCCAGATTGTCGAATTGTGCTGACAGTACCGCCGGGACAAGATCCACAACAGACACGCGATCGCGTCTTCCAAAACATTAGCGTCGCCGACAGCGGACAGGTAACTCAAGGCGTGAATACTTTTGTCGGCGGTAGGGATGCTCAGATGCTCAGCGACTTATTAAACCTGGGTTTGTCTTCCCTGGGCGGCAATTCCCGAAATCGTCCATCCCAAAATATTAACCTGCGACCTTTCTTAGATCCATCTGACGGCGGTACTGGCACCCAGTTGAGACGAGGAATACCCGCACGATCCAACCCTCGGCTGAATCCCAATAATTTCCGTTAA
- the crtR gene encoding beta-carotene hydroxylase → MSEAQKPLTVPREYLEPPGEFNPTLLMFLSSVAMLVVSNFGYWLWEWPHWCCFTTNTLALHMAGTVIHDACHNSAHRNRVVNAIMGHGSALMLVFAFPVFTRVHLQHHAHVNDPENDPDHYVSTGGPLWLIPVRFLYHEIFFFQRQLWRKHELWEWFLSRLFVGSIFYISIQYHFLGYILNFWFIPAAVVGLALGLFFDYLPHRPHQERDRWKNARVYPNSVLNVLIMGQNYHLIHHLWPAIPWYNYQNAYYATKPLLDEKGCHQSLGLLQGKDFRSFLYDVFLGIRFHKKSVS, encoded by the coding sequence ATGTCGGAGGCACAAAAGCCGCTGACAGTTCCACGCGAATACTTGGAACCGCCAGGAGAGTTCAATCCAACGCTACTCATGTTTTTATCATCCGTAGCGATGCTAGTAGTTTCAAACTTCGGTTACTGGCTGTGGGAGTGGCCTCACTGGTGTTGTTTTACCACTAATACACTTGCCCTGCACATGGCAGGAACGGTGATTCACGATGCCTGCCACAATTCTGCCCATCGTAACCGGGTAGTGAATGCCATCATGGGACATGGCAGTGCGCTGATGTTAGTCTTTGCCTTCCCGGTGTTTACGCGGGTACATTTGCAGCATCATGCTCATGTGAATGACCCGGAAAACGACCCTGATCATTACGTTTCTACGGGAGGGCCCCTGTGGTTAATTCCGGTACGCTTTTTGTACCACGAGATATTTTTCTTTCAACGGCAGCTGTGGCGCAAACATGAACTTTGGGAATGGTTTTTAAGCCGCTTGTTTGTCGGGTCTATTTTCTATATCTCAATTCAGTATCACTTTTTAGGCTACATTCTGAATTTTTGGTTCATACCGGCTGCCGTGGTGGGATTGGCGCTAGGATTGTTTTTTGATTATCTACCGCATCGTCCGCATCAAGAGCGCGATCGCTGGAAAAATGCCAGAGTTTACCCCAATTCAGTTCTCAACGTGCTGATTATGGGGCAGAACTACCATCTAATTCATCATTTGTGGCCTGCTATCCCCTGGTACAACTACCAGAACGCTTATTACGCCACCAAGCCACTGTTAGACGAAAAAGGCTGTCATCAATCCCTAGGACTGCTGCAAGGAAAAGATTTCCGGAGCTTCCTATACGACGTTTTTTTGGGTATCCGCTTTCACAAAAAAAGTGTTAGCTAA
- the aroH gene encoding chorismate mutase, with protein sequence MEWRVRAIRGATTASENTVEAMREVVTELLDELEKGNQLHPDQIISATFSVTRDLDAVFPAAIARSRPDWDNVPLLDVQQMHVEGGLERCIRFLIHVNLPASHPPIQHPYLRGAKTLRPDWALVIGNW encoded by the coding sequence GTGGAGTGGCGAGTTAGAGCGATTCGCGGGGCAACGACTGCCTCAGAAAACACAGTTGAGGCGATGCGAGAAGTTGTGACAGAACTGCTGGATGAATTGGAAAAGGGAAATCAACTGCACCCAGATCAGATTATCAGTGCTACGTTCTCGGTTACTCGTGATTTAGATGCTGTCTTTCCCGCAGCGATCGCCCGTTCTCGTCCTGACTGGGACAATGTTCCCCTGTTAGATGTTCAACAAATGCACGTAGAAGGCGGACTGGAACGTTGCATCCGGTTCTTAATCCACGTCAATCTTCCAGCTTCTCACCCCCCAATTCAGCATCCCTATCTGCGCGGTGCCAAAACCCTAAGACCAGATTGGGCGTTAGTAATTGGTAATTGGTAA
- the sppA gene encoding signal peptide peptidase SppA, whose protein sequence is MIWPFKPKFQKQIARIEVTGAIAAATRKRVLEALKTIEERRFPALLLRIDSPGGTVGDSQEIYEALKRLRQKVKIVASFGNISASGGVYIGMGADHIVANPGTITGSIGVILRGNNLERLLEKIGVSFKVIKSGPYKDILAFDRELTDPEKNILQDLIDNSYQQFVETVAEGRKLATEKVKSFADGRIFTGAQALELGIVDRLGTEEDARRWATELVGLDPEKTKCFTIEERKPFWNRVVSSKVQGVSGLSAGIDWLEFELSTSGQPLWLYRP, encoded by the coding sequence ATGATCTGGCCTTTTAAGCCCAAATTTCAAAAACAAATTGCTCGGATTGAAGTTACAGGCGCGATCGCTGCTGCCACCCGCAAACGGGTTTTGGAAGCTCTGAAAACCATTGAAGAACGACGCTTTCCCGCCTTACTGCTACGCATAGATAGTCCAGGCGGCACTGTTGGGGATTCGCAAGAAATCTACGAGGCGCTCAAGCGTCTGCGCCAGAAGGTCAAGATTGTTGCCAGCTTCGGCAATATCTCGGCATCTGGAGGAGTCTACATCGGCATGGGAGCCGACCATATCGTCGCCAACCCAGGCACGATTACTGGCAGTATCGGTGTAATTCTGCGAGGAAACAACCTGGAGCGTTTGCTAGAAAAAATCGGCGTATCTTTCAAGGTGATCAAATCCGGCCCCTATAAAGATATTTTGGCTTTTGACCGGGAACTCACAGATCCGGAAAAGAACATTCTCCAAGATTTGATTGACAACAGTTATCAGCAGTTTGTCGAAACGGTTGCTGAGGGGCGAAAATTAGCAACAGAAAAAGTTAAAAGCTTTGCTGATGGTCGCATTTTTACTGGAGCGCAAGCTTTAGAACTGGGCATCGTAGACAGACTCGGAACTGAGGAAGACGCACGCCGCTGGGCAACAGAATTGGTGGGTCTTGACCCGGAGAAAACCAAGTGTTTCACTATTGAAGAACGCAAACCCTTTTGGAATCGCGTGGTATCGAGTAAAGTTCAGGGGGTATCTGGTCTATCAGCTGGGATAGACTGGTTAGAATTTGAACTATCTACCAGTGGTCAGCCGTTGTGGCTATATCGACCATAG
- a CDS encoding EamA family transporter, protein MQLKFTDSKIPFAPLLLIAPFFLWGTAMVAMKGVIPNTTPLFMAGVRLVPAGVLVLAAGFLMGKPQPKGISAWLWISLFALVDGALFQGFLALGLVRTGAGLGSVMIDSQPLAVALLSCWLFGETIGLWGWLGLLVGVLGISLIGLPQEWIFNLSHPNAIAQSMVETLNLASLVDLFENGQWLMLLAALSMAVGTVTIRKVCQYADPVMATGWHMILGGLPLFALSAIGETQHWVHLDSLGWLALSYSTVFGSAIAYGLFFYFASSGSLTSLSSLTFLTPVFALLFGNLLLSEVLTPLQWAGVSLTLVSIYLINQRETLAQKWSDRSFWASSSPSTSVEAIVSGEETTSEEQIPLLGAAEQRPYASLPIKLKESEAEMWQNR, encoded by the coding sequence ATGCAGCTAAAATTCACAGACTCCAAAATCCCGTTCGCACCGTTGCTACTAATTGCCCCGTTTTTTCTGTGGGGAACAGCTATGGTAGCGATGAAAGGCGTTATCCCAAACACGACACCTTTGTTTATGGCTGGTGTGCGGTTGGTGCCTGCGGGTGTTTTGGTATTGGCAGCAGGCTTTTTGATGGGGAAACCTCAACCAAAAGGTATTAGTGCATGGCTATGGATTAGCTTGTTTGCCCTGGTTGATGGCGCTTTGTTTCAGGGATTTTTGGCGCTGGGATTAGTGAGAACTGGTGCGGGATTGGGATCGGTAATGATTGACTCTCAACCGCTGGCAGTAGCTTTGCTGTCGTGCTGGTTGTTTGGTGAAACCATTGGTTTGTGGGGTTGGCTGGGATTATTAGTGGGAGTGCTGGGTATTAGTTTGATTGGGTTGCCCCAAGAGTGGATTTTCAATCTTTCACACCCAAACGCGATCGCCCAATCGATGGTAGAGACGCTAAATTTAGCGTCTTTGGTGGATCTATTTGAAAATGGGCAGTGGCTAATGCTGTTGGCGGCGCTGTCTATGGCTGTGGGAACGGTGACAATTAGGAAGGTGTGCCAATATGCCGATCCGGTGATGGCAACAGGATGGCACATGATTTTGGGCGGGTTGCCTTTATTTGCGCTGTCTGCTATTGGAGAAACCCAGCATTGGGTGCATTTAGATAGTTTGGGCTGGCTGGCGTTGAGCTATTCGACAGTATTTGGCAGCGCGATCGCTTACGGTTTATTCTTTTACTTTGCCTCTAGTGGCAGTCTTACTAGCCTCAGTTCTCTAACTTTTCTGACACCAGTGTTTGCCCTACTCTTTGGCAACCTGCTGTTGTCGGAAGTTCTGACTCCCCTCCAGTGGGCAGGAGTCAGTCTTACTTTGGTGAGTATATATCTAATTAATCAGCGGGAGACGCTAGCCCAAAAGTGGAGCGATCGCAGCTTCTGGGCTTCCTCTTCGCCATCCACATCTGTTGAGGCTATTGTCTCCGGTGAGGAAACTACCTCTGAGGAGCAAATTCCCCTGTTAGGTGCCGCAGAACAACGCCCCTATGCGTCGCTGCCGATAAAATTGAAAGAATCTGAAGCCGAGATGTGGCAAAATCGGTAG
- a CDS encoding peptidoglycan-binding protein: MILYRSTLLLVTSVTCLGFIPISGKNFSGVEQAIATLPTRSQSLELAQLSSPNAADAEPVLTVGSQGLEVAELQKALKRLGHYDGAVDGVYGRTTAVAVSKFQASAGLAADGIAGSTTRENIKTSLAAQPKPSPIQKPKAAKPRPNPLLWALGLILAAAGVGLTVYFFLSWLRKATRDEEEPEASSDELSDEINYLDLEDASNNGMDTHIQPLENDSKNGFHSPVLTVLDKRNSDEEITPQPPKETTPPIRETTRLAKIDIVEELVKDLQGNDLAKRRKAIWELAQRGDSRAVQPLVDLLMDSDSQQRGLILEALSQIGTRTLKPMNRALAISLQDESPEVRKNAIRDLTRIYDTISQVSQLLRLAAEDQNPDVQETARWAMGQLNRIRTIPGADNKAALPNSPEDKSDERSQ; encoded by the coding sequence ATGATACTCTATCGCTCAACGTTGCTTCTAGTCACATCTGTCACCTGTTTGGGTTTTATCCCCATTTCAGGCAAAAACTTTTCAGGTGTTGAGCAAGCGATCGCCACTTTACCAACCCGTTCGCAATCCCTAGAATTAGCTCAGCTAAGTTCTCCAAACGCCGCAGACGCGGAACCTGTCCTCACAGTTGGCTCTCAAGGCTTGGAAGTAGCCGAATTACAAAAGGCACTCAAGCGTTTGGGACACTACGACGGGGCAGTTGATGGCGTGTATGGGCGAACTACAGCGGTTGCCGTTTCCAAATTTCAAGCATCTGCCGGGTTAGCGGCTGACGGCATTGCTGGCTCAACAACTAGGGAGAATATCAAGACATCTCTAGCTGCACAGCCCAAACCATCCCCTATACAAAAACCGAAAGCGGCAAAACCTCGCCCTAATCCGCTGTTGTGGGCGCTGGGCTTGATTTTAGCGGCTGCTGGGGTAGGATTGACAGTATACTTCTTTTTGTCATGGTTGAGAAAAGCTACCAGGGACGAGGAGGAGCCAGAAGCCTCATCTGATGAACTATCCGATGAAATCAATTATCTAGACTTGGAAGATGCCAGTAATAATGGCATGGATACCCACATTCAACCGCTAGAAAACGACAGCAAAAACGGCTTCCATTCCCCTGTTTTAACCGTTTTAGATAAACGTAATTCAGACGAGGAAATAACTCCCCAGCCGCCTAAAGAAACAACACCGCCAATCAGGGAAACTACTCGCCTGGCTAAAATCGACATTGTTGAGGAATTAGTCAAAGATTTACAGGGAAACGATCTGGCAAAGCGACGCAAAGCAATCTGGGAACTGGCGCAACGGGGAGACTCTAGGGCAGTACAGCCATTAGTGGATCTGTTGATGGATTCAGATTCCCAGCAACGCGGCTTAATATTGGAGGCTCTATCGCAAATTGGCACGCGCACTCTCAAACCTATGAATCGGGCGTTGGCAATTTCGTTGCAAGATGAAAGCCCGGAAGTGCGGAAAAATGCGATTCGCGATTTGACGAGAATCTATGACACGATTTCCCAAGTTAGCCAGCTATTACGCCTTGCTGCTGAGGATCAAAATCCCGATGTTCAGGAAACAGCGCGGTGGGCTATGGGTCAGTTAAATCGGATTCGCACTATCCCTGGTGCTGATAATAAGGCAGCTTTGCCTAATTCCCCTGAAGACAAATCAGACGAGCGATCGCAATAA
- a CDS encoding glycosyltransferase family 4 protein produces MKLLLLSTPVGALGTGLGGGVELTLLNVAQEMIRRGHSLKIVAPQGSVLGEIPIVEISGELQTTAQSQGRSTPIVMPENSVLGSMCDYARQVQADYDLIFNIAYDWLPFYLTPFFECAIAHFISMGSLSEAMDQIAAKVAVEFPGTIGVYTRTQAETFPFAQECRILGGGLDLSLYDFAKEPSPALAWLGRIAPEKGLEDAVAAANITGIPLKILGKMQDEAYWQQICQEYPDAPVEYVGFFPTAQMQEELGKCRALLMTPRWVEAFGNVVIEALACGVPVISYSRGGPTEIIQDGKTGFLVEPDSVEGLVEAIGRLDQIDRLACRQQAEAKYSLEALGDRFLNWFQDIIETSMNC; encoded by the coding sequence TTGAAACTGTTATTGCTCTCAACCCCAGTTGGCGCTCTTGGCACAGGGCTAGGGGGAGGTGTCGAACTAACGCTGCTTAACGTTGCCCAAGAGATGATCCGCCGGGGTCATAGTCTAAAAATTGTCGCTCCCCAAGGATCTGTCTTGGGGGAGATTCCCATTGTCGAGATTTCTGGAGAACTCCAAACAACGGCTCAGAGTCAGGGACGCAGTACGCCGATTGTCATGCCGGAAAATTCGGTATTAGGCAGTATGTGCGACTATGCGCGGCAAGTGCAGGCTGATTACGATCTGATTTTCAACATTGCCTACGATTGGTTGCCGTTTTACCTGACACCATTTTTTGAGTGCGCGATCGCTCATTTCATCAGTATGGGTTCCCTCTCCGAGGCAATGGATCAAATCGCCGCAAAGGTTGCCGTCGAGTTTCCCGGTACTATTGGTGTCTACACTCGCACCCAGGCAGAAACGTTTCCTTTTGCCCAGGAGTGTCGGATTCTAGGTGGTGGACTAGATCTATCCCTGTATGATTTTGCCAAAGAACCCTCACCCGCCTTAGCTTGGCTGGGTCGAATCGCTCCCGAAAAAGGTTTGGAGGATGCTGTCGCCGCTGCGAATATAACTGGCATCCCCCTAAAAATATTGGGAAAAATGCAGGATGAGGCATACTGGCAGCAGATTTGTCAAGAATATCCAGATGCTCCTGTGGAATATGTGGGATTTTTCCCCACAGCCCAAATGCAGGAAGAATTAGGCAAATGTCGGGCGCTGTTGATGACACCTCGCTGGGTGGAAGCGTTTGGCAATGTGGTAATTGAGGCGTTGGCTTGTGGGGTGCCAGTAATTTCCTACAGTCGAGGTGGCCCTACTGAAATTATCCAAGATGGGAAAACGGGCTTTTTGGTGGAACCGGATAGCGTGGAAGGTTTAGTAGAGGCAATTGGACGATTGGATCAAATTGACCGCCTAGCTTGTCGCCAACAAGCCGAAGCGAAGTATTCGTTGGAGGCTTTGGGCGATCGCTTCTTAAACTGGTTTCAAGACATCATAGAGACATCTATGAATTGCTGA
- a CDS encoding B12-binding domain-containing radical SAM protein, producing MRVLLLYPLFPKSFWSFEKTLALLNRKAMLPPLGLVTVAAILPQEWEFKLVDRNIRQVTEAEWEWADLVILSAMIVQQEDFIDQIQEAKRRGKAVAVGGPYPTALPKEAEAAGADFLILDEGEITLPMFVEAVQRGDTGGILRSGGERPDVTITPIPRFDLLEFDAYSEMSVQFSRGCPFQCEFCDIIVLYGRKPRTKAPAQLIAELERLYELGWRRSIFMVDDNFIGNKRNVKLFLKELQPWMVEHQYPFSFATEASVDLAKDQELMDMMVQCNFGAVFLGIETPDEDSLALTQKFQNTRDSLSDSVEAIARSGLRVMAGFIIGFDGEKPGAGDRIVQFVEKTSIPTAIFSMLQALPDTALWHRLKKEGRLRGESANINQTTLMNYVPTRPLEEIAREYINAFWTLYDPERFLDRTYRHFRILGEATYPNKGKRPKKKLDWVVIRAFLTICWRQGVVRKTRLKFWRNLLSMYRHNKGGISSYLAVCAQIEHFVEYRQIVKEQIEAQLADFMAEEAKVQKLPQEVKTPVSA from the coding sequence ATGCGAGTTTTACTTTTATATCCGCTATTTCCCAAAAGTTTTTGGTCTTTTGAAAAAACCTTAGCTTTGCTAAATCGCAAAGCTATGCTACCGCCTTTAGGTTTAGTAACTGTAGCAGCAATTCTCCCCCAAGAGTGGGAGTTTAAGCTAGTAGATAGAAATATCCGCCAGGTAACTGAAGCTGAGTGGGAATGGGCAGATTTGGTGATTCTCTCAGCAATGATTGTCCAGCAGGAAGATTTTATTGACCAAATTCAAGAAGCAAAAAGACGCGGTAAAGCTGTTGCAGTAGGCGGCCCTTATCCAACAGCTTTACCCAAAGAAGCAGAAGCGGCTGGTGCAGATTTCCTAATTTTGGATGAAGGGGAAATCACTCTGCCAATGTTTGTGGAGGCAGTTCAACGGGGCGACACTGGTGGTATTTTACGGTCTGGGGGAGAAAGACCGGATGTCACCATTACGCCTATTCCCCGCTTCGATTTACTGGAGTTTGACGCTTATTCTGAGATGTCAGTCCAGTTTTCTCGCGGGTGTCCTTTTCAGTGCGAATTCTGCGACATTATTGTTCTCTACGGACGCAAACCCCGGACAAAAGCCCCAGCCCAATTAATAGCTGAATTAGAACGCCTTTATGAGTTGGGTTGGCGACGCAGCATTTTTATGGTGGATGACAACTTTATTGGGAATAAGCGGAATGTCAAGTTGTTCCTAAAAGAGTTGCAACCTTGGATGGTTGAACATCAGTATCCTTTCTCTTTTGCCACAGAAGCATCAGTTGATTTGGCAAAAGATCAAGAACTAATGGATATGATGGTTCAGTGTAATTTCGGGGCGGTGTTTTTAGGGATAGAAACACCAGACGAGGACAGTTTAGCGCTAACGCAGAAGTTTCAAAATACACGAGATTCTTTGAGCGATTCTGTTGAGGCGATCGCGCGTTCGGGGCTGCGGGTGATGGCAGGGTTTATTATTGGCTTTGATGGGGAGAAACCGGGAGCAGGCGATCGCATTGTCCAATTTGTCGAGAAAACCTCAATTCCCACAGCTATATTTAGTATGCTGCAAGCTTTACCCGATACCGCCCTCTGGCATCGGCTAAAGAAAGAAGGACGACTGCGAGGAGAATCAGCAAACATCAATCAAACAACATTGATGAACTATGTCCCTACTCGTCCCCTAGAAGAAATTGCCCGCGAATATATCAACGCCTTTTGGACACTTTACGATCCAGAGCGTTTTCTAGACCGTACTTACCGTCACTTCCGCATTTTAGGAGAAGCAACTTATCCTAATAAGGGAAAACGTCCCAAAAAGAAACTAGATTGGGTAGTAATTCGGGCGTTTCTAACAATTTGTTGGCGACAAGGTGTTGTCCGAAAAACTCGCTTAAAGTTCTGGCGCAACCTGCTTAGTATGTATCGGCACAATAAGGGCGGAATCAGCAGCTATTTAGCTGTGTGCGCTCAAATCGAGCATTTTGTGGAGTATCGCCAGATTGTCAAAGAGCAGATTGAAGCTCAGTTGGCTGATTTTATGGCAGAGGAGGCAAAAGTGCAAAAACTCCCACAAGAGGTAAAAACTCCTGTGAGTGCGTAA